The stretch of DNA TTAATTATTCTGATGTCCCACTACATTTTAGAGGAGCACCCATTGCATTTATTATTGCTGGTATTTTATCTCTTGCATTTATGGGATTTTCAGGTTTAGTTAGGTAGTCTTATGTTAGGAGCTATTGTTGCCTTATCATCTTGTGGTTTTTTAGGGGCTTTATTATTATATATATCATCAAAGAAGTTCTATGTTGAAACATCTCCCCTTATTGAGAGCGTAGAAAACTTACTGCCAGGGTTAAATTGTGGTGGTTGCGGTTATCCTGGTTGTAGACAGCTAGCTGAGGCTATAGTAAAAGGTGATGAACCACCAAGTGCATGTCCTGTGGGTGGCAATGAGCTTGCAAAAGAGATATCTAAATTATTAGGCGTTGAGTTTGTAAGTGAATCACCTAAGGTTGCTAGGGTAAAGTGTGGAGGTGATTATGATAAATGTAAAAGTAAGTATGATTATATAGGTCCAGAAAGCTGCAAAACCCAGGATTTATTGGCTAAAGGGGACAAGATGTGTTCCTATGGTTGTTTAGGTAGAGGGGACTGCGTTAGAGCGTGCACATTTGATGCTATTCATATAGGTTTATCAGGGCTACCAATAGTTGATGAGAAAAAATGTACTGCTTGTGGTTTATGTGTGAAGGCCTGCCCAAGAAATTTAATTGAGTTAGTTGGAATTGATAAAAAATATTTTATAGCTTGCAATTCTAATGATAAAGGGGCCTTTGTTAGAAAGGTTTGTTCCGTTGGTTGCATTGGCTGCGGTCGCTGTGTTAAAGAATGCCCTGAAAAAGCCATTATTTTAGAAAATAACCTGGCAACTATTTTACAAGAAAAATGCAATAATTGCGGCAAGTGTTATGAAGTATGCCCAACTAAGTCTGTGGTGACATATGATAAAGTTCTCAGCTGAGACTGGATATTATGTTGGTGCAGTGCACTTTTATTATCTCAAATTTGAAGGTAAAAATATCCTTATTGATACAGGCCCCCCAACTGATGAGGCAAAAGAGATTTACCTTAAATATATAGATTTATTGAAACTTGATTACGTCCTTTTGACACATATTCATATTGATCACGCAGGTATGGTTTCT from Deferribacterota bacterium encodes:
- a CDS encoding RnfABCDGE type electron transport complex subunit B, which codes for MLGAIVALSSCGFLGALLLYISSKKFYVETSPLIESVENLLPGLNCGGCGYPGCRQLAEAIVKGDEPPSACPVGGNELAKEISKLLGVEFVSESPKVARVKCGGDYDKCKSKYDYIGPESCKTQDLLAKGDKMCSYGCLGRGDCVRACTFDAIHIGLSGLPIVDEKKCTACGLCVKACPRNLIELVGIDKKYFIACNSNDKGAFVRKVCSVGCIGCGRCVKECPEKAIILENNLATILQEKCNNCGKCYEVCPTKSVVTYDKVLS